ACGCACCCATCATTTCATTTAATGGGTCAATAGGTGCAAAAAGCGCGCTGCGAATAGACGGATTGGTGAGGTAGATTTTGAATACGTTGTCGCGTTTAAAACGTTTTCCGCTTTGGTCAATTCGTCTCACGATACGGATCAGAAACGCAGCCTCGAGGTACGACAAGTACTTTTTGATTTTTGACTTGTTTACACCACTTTGCTTACTCAGGGCCTCAGGCGAAAACTCCTGGGCCGTATTGTACGCGATGGATGTAAAAAAAGCATTCAATTCCTGCACGTCCGTTATCCCATACAAGCTTGGTAGATCGCGTAGTAAAACTTTGTCCACCAGATCCTGACGTATAAAACGCTGTGGGTCTTTGCGCACCGCTTCCGAAAAAACAGCTTCAGGATAACCACCGTAGTGTATATAGTTCAAAAAATGCTCGTTGAACTGACGGATGTCCAAGGCTTCAAAAAAGGGTATTTCCCGGTTGGCATAAAGTATCTGTGCATGCTTAAGAATAGCTCCCAAGCCCTGCATTTCAATGAACTCATAGAAGGTAACCGGAGGCAGCAAAAAGTCTGAAAACCGCCCTGCTCCGCTTTCCTTGCTCTTGTACTGAAGTGTGGCCGCAGCTGATCCCGACACAACAAAACGCACATTTCTGTAACTGTCAACAAGGGTTTTCAGATGCACATCCCAATCACGCAGGTACTGAATCTCATCAAACACTACGTACCAACCCTCCTGATCATCAGGGAACCCGGCAGCAGCTTTTGCCAATGAAAAAAGCTCCTCCAGCCCCATACCGGTATAGACAGGACTTTCAATGGTGATGAAAATAATTTTGCGCGGCAACACTCCTTCTTCCAAAAGCGACTGAACCCAATGCTGAAGCAACACGGTTTTACCTACTCTACGCGGCCCCATTAGCACCACTGACCTGTTCACCTCGAGATTTCCAGCCAGCTTGCAGAAAGGTTGGAAATACATCCTGCGGGGCATGGAAGTGTAATGCTCGTCAACCCTGGCAGTGCTCCACCAGGGGTTTTCAAAACGCAGTCGGTCGAGCACTTGCTCTTTGGCTATTTTCCGCAACACAATTGTTTATTTCCTCCAAAAATACGAAATAAGCATCTTTCACGGAGCTTATTTTGGCTTTTTTCGCGATTTAAGCAAAAACAGAGGGATTTTAATGTTTAGTTGCGGAAATCGCAGAGACTAATTTACAGGCTCTATTCGCTCAATGACATCGCCTTCGCAAAGCTCCCAAACCACATCCATTCCGGATACCACCGCACCGATAATACTGTAACGTCCGTCGAGGTGCGGCGTGGTTCGATGGGTGATAAACCACTGGGTGCTTTCGGTGTCTTTTCCGGCCGATGCCATACCCACCACTCCGGGCCCGTAGTGAATGGGACTCAGCTCGGTGCGAAGCAATTCATTGCCGCTGCCGTAACCATCTCCCCGCGGACAACCTGCCTGCACCACAAAATTGGGAACCACGCGGTGAAACGCTTTTCCGTTGTAAAATCCCTGGTTCATCCATCGCAGGATGTTCGACACCGTGGCAGGCGCGTCCTGATCGAGCAGCACCACCCGAATGGTTCCGCGAGTGGTATGGATATCCAGTTCCGGATGGGCGCCGGATGCCGCCAGCTCCTCCCAGCGAATGGGCGCATAACTCAGTTCAGGCTGAGGCATGGCCCTATGGCCCTGTAATACACGCAGATCATTGAGAGCAAGCCAGGCTTCCACATCTTCGGGAAGAGTCATGGTATTCATCAACGGCAGGGCATCGAAATCTTCAAGGCATACCAACAACTCCTGTTGTTCGGCAAGGTGCTGCGCGAGCATGGCCACCATACCGGGGTCTGCACGCTGCCATACCTTGTCTGCGACGTGCTGCAACGGTTCACAACCCGGAGCGTTGTCCTTCCATCTGTACAATTGCACATTTAATGCCCGCGATGCCAACACAACATCGGGTTCGTGCAACAGGGAGTCAAGTACCGCATGAGCACCTTGCCACCAGCGCAAAGCGTGCATAAGGTGGAGTTTTTCGGGGGCATCTGAAACCTTCAATCTTCGGAGAAGTTCGTCGGGCTCTTCACCCGCGCGAAGCAGCGCTGCCAGCAAAGCGCTTCGCACCGAGGGCTCGGGATGCGCCACAGATTGCTGTCTTGCCCGCTGTATCGGCAGCAAATCGGGGTGTTCCACAAAAAAGCGCGCGGCCTCGTGAGCCACATTGGGGTTTCCGTCAAACAGGCTTTCTGCCACGGTTTCCTCACCCTGCCCTATTTGCGCCAGTGAGCGAATGGCGTGTACGCGCACCCCGGGGTGGCGGTCATGCACGGTAAGAGCCTCAAGCACTTCACGGCGGTCGGGAAGTTCGTGTTTTCCGAGCGCCAACGCAGCCGCCATGCGAACCTCTGCCGAAGGATCGGTTACGGCCACATTGAGCAGGCGCTCCAATCCACCCCAGGTTTCGGTAGCGGCAAAGCGACTGAAATACGACGCTGCGGCCAACCGCGAATCTTCAAAGTCGGAAGCGAGTACCGACGCCATCCACCGGGCATGGTCATCGTTTGTTGCCCCCCGCAGCGCAAGGTGATACATTCCCCATGCCATACCCGCCTCGTCGAACAAAAAGCGAGGCTGGTAATCCAACAGGAAATGGGCCGCCTCGGGCGAACCGGTTTTACCGAGGGCTTCCAGTGCTTCGGTGCGCACCACGGTGGTGGTGTCAGCCTGAATCAATTGTACCAGGGCAGGAGCGGCGTCCATATGAAAAAGCTGTCCCAACGCAAAGGCGGCCATCATGCGCACCTCTGGTTCGGCATCCCGCGACGCCCCGGCCAGGGCCTCAAGCGCGCCGATGTCCTGCACAGAGCCAAAAGCCATAACTGCTTCAGAGCGGTAGTAGGGGTCGTCGTGATCCAGGTAGGTCAACAAGGCACGGGTTTGCCGCAGGTGCTTCAGGTTGTGAATATCGCGGAGCTGCTCATCAGCCCATTTTCCGGGATCTCTGTCTGGCGCAGGGTAATCGTCGTGTTCGGAAGAACCACAAGCGCTTAGCACTGCCATGAAGCACCCCAGCCAAAACCATCGGTATTGCATATACAACATTTTGGCGCAAGGTAAGCCGAATGACCGACAAAACCCGCGGGCCACCTGAGATGTTAAACATCAAAAAGCACAAGCCACAGGCCTTTTCGCTACCTTCGCCACCATGATTTTTGTAACCGGCGGCACCGGCATTCTGGGAGCACAATTGCTCTGCGACCTCGCCCAACAGGGCCACAGCATTCGCGCCATGAAGCGGAGCACAAGCGATGTGGACTGGGTGAGAAAGGTGTTTCACTTTAACCAACTAGAAGACCTTTGGAACCGCGTTGAATGGGTGGATGGCGACCTGTTGGATATCATCGGTTTAGAGGAGCTGACAAGCGGCTGCACACAAGTGTATCACGCGGCGGCAGTGGTGAGTTTTCAGGCCGGTGACGAACAAAAACTTCTCACCCACAACATAGAAGGCACGGCCAACATGGTGAATGCCTGTATGGCCAGCGGCGTGCAAAAGCTCTGTTACGCCAGTTCCATTGCTGTGTTTGGTCGCGAGCCCAACCGCGGAGTGGTAAACGAAGAAGCCCAGTGGAAGCGAACCCCGCACAACAGCAACTACGCCATCAGCAAGTACGGCGCAGAGCGAGAAGTATGGCGCGGAACGGAAGAAGGCCTCAACGCTGTGATTGTGAATCCATCGGTAATTGTGGGCCCGTGTAAGTGGGATTACAGTTCCGGGGTGTTGTTCAGAAGCGTGCGAAACGGCCTTCCGTTTTATACCCTCGGCACCAACGGATTTGTGGATGTACGCGATGTAAGTAAAGCTATGATCTCGCTGATGAACAGTGATATCCGCAATGAGCGATTTATACTGAACGGCGGCAACGTGGTTTTTCAGGATTTCTTCAACATGGTGGCAGACTCGCTTCAGAAGAAACGTCCGCATATCTACGCCCGTCCGTGGATGAGTGCCATCGCCTGGAGGGTGATGAAACCATGGGGTTGGATTACCGGTAAATCCCCGGCCATAACCAAAGAATCGGTAGGTACGGCCCACATGACCTCTCTATACAGCAGCCAAAAAATTGAAAAAAGGCTCGGGTTTGCGTTTACGCCCATTGAGGACGCTGTTGAGCGTACAGCGGGATTTTTGACAATGCGGTGATTGGGCGATTAGATGATGTTAAAAATTGACGATGTGCATATTAGCCGATTCCGGCATTCCATATGTGCGCCCTTTTGACTTGCCAATCCTGGAAAACTGCTCGTTTGGACCTTCACGATAATCAACACCGCAAATTTGTCCACTCAGAGCCTCAGCGAAGAGTCTCAGCGCACGATGTAATGATTTGATCAATCCTCAAGCAACTAATCCAACCGACATGAAAATTACGTTAACACCGAAGTCGGGCTATACTAACTTCATGCACCGATTAGTACCTTGCATCATGTTTCATTTTCGCCGGTTTTTTGTATTTGCAACAGTATTCGCAGTGTTGGTATCAGGGAGCTGCAAGCGCGACGAAGAAGACCCGGAGAACGCTCATATGTGGGTGTTCGATTACTCTGTAAACAACCTCGAAACACTCACCACCTTTGAGCACAACGCATCCATGGGAGGCCCCATCAATCAATCTGCTTTGGTGGAAGCCTCGGGTGTGGCAGTGAGCAGGCAGAATCCCAATTGGGTTTGGTCGCACAATGACGCCGGTCACCCCAACCGCATTTACCTGCTCGATGAATTTGGGCAAGACCGCGGAACCTTTGTTCTGAACGGAGCCCACAGCCGCGACTACGAAGATATTTGTATCGGGCCCGGACCGCAGGCAGGCGTAAACTACATTTACCTCGGAGATATTGGCGACAACCACGCGCAATTCGAATACATTGTGGTGTACCGTTTTCCTGAACCGGATATCCAAACAGGATCACCGGGCGGACTCACGCAAATCAACGCCGGCCAGATAGAGCGGTTTGAGTTTGTTTATCCCAACGGGCCTCGCGATGCAGAAACATTGATGATAGACCCGCTTACCCTAGACCTTTATATAGTGAGTAAGCGCGAAGCAAAATCGCTGATTTACCGAGCAAGCCACCCCTACAGTTTTACTCAGCGCAACACCCTTGAGTTGTTGGCTCAGTTGCCCTTTAACAGAGCGCTGGGCGGCGACATCTCGGATGATGGTCTTCACATTGCAGTCAAAGACGACGACCGCATTTTTTACTGGAACCGCGACCCAACAGAGAGCATTGTTCAGGCCATGTCGCGCCAACCGCGTTTACTGCCTTACATCCCGGAGCCACAGGGAGAAAGTTTTGGCTGGACTCCCGGTGCAACGGGTTATGTGACCCTGAGCGAACAAGCGGGTTCCACAGCGCCGGTGTTGTATCATTATACAGCTACGGATTAAGGCTCAGCCCCCTAAAGCACTGACAATTTCGGTTTTCGGTTGAATGAAGAGTGCTATAGCAAAGGCTTAACGGGTGAAAAGATTGATAAGCCTCCGAACCCTGAGCACAAAAGCAGGCGGGACCGCCTTGAATACTCCAGCGCAGCGGTACGCTTCGCCAAACAGAGTTTTTTGAATCTGTGAAGCGAACTACAATGCCCCACCTATTTACTTCCGGCACGGAGCAAAACCGGTTTGGAGATTCCGGTGG
Above is a genomic segment from Cryomorphaceae bacterium containing:
- a CDS encoding ATP-binding protein, which produces MPRRMYFQPFCKLAGNLEVNRSVVLMGPRRVGKTVLLQHWVQSLLEEGVLPRKIIFITIESPVYTGMGLEELFSLAKAAAGFPDDQEGWYVVFDEIQYLRDWDVHLKTLVDSYRNVRFVVSGSAAATLQYKSKESGAGRFSDFLLPPVTFYEFIEMQGLGAILKHAQILYANREIPFFEALDIRQFNEHFLNYIHYGGYPEAVFSEAVRKDPQRFIRQDLVDKVLLRDLPSLYGITDVQELNAFFTSIAYNTAQEFSPEALSKQSGVNKSKIKKYLSYLEAAFLIRIVRRIDQSGKRFKRDNVFKIYLTNPSIRSALFAPIDPLNEMMGASVETAVYAQWMHRQNMLPYYARWAQGEVDMVHLNPLNMKPSWALEIKWSDQHFENPTKLKSLLAFCAENQISDALVTTIQTMGKKRAKGVELTFLPASTYAYSIGFNTAKQQEGFEQIAL
- a CDS encoding NAD-dependent epimerase/dehydratase family protein, whose product is MIFVTGGTGILGAQLLCDLAQQGHSIRAMKRSTSDVDWVRKVFHFNQLEDLWNRVEWVDGDLLDIIGLEELTSGCTQVYHAAAVVSFQAGDEQKLLTHNIEGTANMVNACMASGVQKLCYASSIAVFGREPNRGVVNEEAQWKRTPHNSNYAISKYGAEREVWRGTEEGLNAVIVNPSVIVGPCKWDYSSGVLFRSVRNGLPFYTLGTNGFVDVRDVSKAMISLMNSDIRNERFILNGGNVVFQDFFNMVADSLQKKRPHIYARPWMSAIAWRVMKPWGWITGKSPAITKESVGTAHMTSLYSSQKIEKRLGFAFTPIEDAVERTAGFLTMR